GACGCTGATACTACCGCTTGCGCAGCCAGTTCTGGCAGCCGATCCGGCACCAGGCGCCGACGCGGCAGCGGCTGACGCACCCGCCGAGCGTCAGGCGTTTCCGTCACGCAGTCAGGAAGATGCTTTAGCGCTCGAGCGCCAATTGCCTCAAGGCGAGCAGCAGAAACTCCAGGCTGGTGACGAAACCTTCCTTGCGCTATGGAAGCCAGCCAATACCGACGATCCCAAAGGCGCGGTGATTGTGATTCCCGGCACCGGAGAAACGGCTGACTGGCCGAACGCCGTCGGGCCGCTACGCCGCAAGTTGCCAGACACGGGTTGGGCGAGCTTGAGCCTGACACTGCCGGATGCCATGGAAGACGGCGTTATCGCACGCGCGGCCGACGCTGCGCCGGCTTCGGGCGACGCTGCCGCTGACAAGGAAAAACCCAAAGGCGCCTCTGACAAAGCGCCAGACCCGACTGCAACTGCGGAGGCAGAAGCTGCCGCCACAGCCGCCAACGCTGCGGCCGTTGCCGAGCAATCCAAAGCCAATGCCGATCGCATCTTCGCCCGCATTGACAGCGCCGTTGCGTTCGCCCAGCAAAACAAAGCACGCACTATTGTGCTGTTGGGGCATGGCAGCGGCGCGTATTGGGCTGCCCGCTTCATGAGTGAAAAGGCATCGCCTGCGGTTCAGAAACTGGTATGGGTCGCTGCGCAGGAAACCGGACGCGATGTGCCCACCCTGCCCGAAATACTGCCGACGCTAAAAGTCGCCACCGCAGACTTTGTGGACAAGGATCGACCGGTCCCACGCAAGCAGGCGCAGGATCGGCTAAACGCCAGCAAGCGAGTGAAAGGCGGAAAATTCACCCAAATCACCCTCAATGCGATTCCGGGAAACACTGCCGCCGAGCAAGAACAACTTGCCCGACGCGTGCGGGGATGGCTGGAGAGTCAATAGATCGCTGCCCCTTTCTGTAGGAGCAAATTCATTCGCGAGGCGCCGGATCGGGTTCAAGCCACGAGTGCGTCTGGCCAACACGCTGGCTTCTACAGATTCAACGCCTTAACTCACCTGAATCCGCGCCGTTGCCGTATGACTCCGTAGGCGTTGTGAAGCTCACGCGTGCGTTCTGTTGCATCACGCACCTGCCGCTGCGTCGCGCCCGTCCCGGCCACTTTGTCGGGGTGATGACGGCTTAACAGCAGTCGATACGCGCGCTTGATCTGGGCGGGCTCCGCATCTGCCTTGACCCCGAGCAGACGCAATGCGTCTTGATATTCGTTGCCGGTGCTGGGGAGCGGTTTCTTTGGTTGTGTACCATCTTCGGAAGCCGACAGCGCCTGAACCTTGTCAGCCGGCCAGCCCAGCCACTTACCCCAGAGCACAATCAGTTCACGCTCCCCCCGAGACGCCTTTCCGTCCGCCCACGCCATCCGCCAGCAAGCCCGCAAGAGGCCCTCGGCGGCATGAGGCTGGGATTTGAGGCGCGCCAGAAAACCGCGCAAATTGTCGCGCCCGTCCTTGCCTCGATTGAACGCCTGAATCGCCCGGCGTTGCGCAGGCTCACTCAGGTCCAGACGGCGCATTTCAACGCGCGCCTGCTGAATGTGCCCATCGACCACGCGGCCATCTTTTTTGGCCAGCCGCCCTAGCAGGATGAAAATCAGCTCGTCGTCACGGGGTACGGCACGTCCCCCAAGCCGTTCTCGCAGATGCGCCCAAGTGTGCAGCGCCAGGCGCCTGTCGAGAGCTTGTCCCAACAAGGCGCCGAGCATCGCGCCTGGAATGCTGGCGATGCCATAACCCAGACCGCCACCTATCAGCGTGCATGGCCACAGCATCTAGGGCTTCACCGCGAGCAGTTGTTCGACTTCGGCAAGCCGCTCATGCGTCCCGACATCCACCCAACGCCCGGTGAAGTGCTCCCCGGTCACCAACCCTTTAGCCATTGCCTCACGCAGCAACGGCGCCAGCTTGAAAGCGCCGTCTGCGCAACCTTTAAACAGCAGCGGATGCAGCACCGCAATGCCGCTGTAAGTCAGCCGCGGCAGTTCGGCATCGTCATGCACCTGGCCGTCCACCAAGGCGAAATCGCCGTGCGGGTGATGTGCCGGGTTGTCTACCAACACCAAGTGCGCCAGTCCGGAGATCGGCGCGTTCAGTGCAGTGAAGTCGCAGTCTGTCCAGATATCGCCGTTGACCACCAGAAATGGCCCATCGCCCAACAGCGGCAACGCACGGAAAATCCCGCCACCGGTTTCGAGCGGCTCACCTTCGGGGGAGTAATGGATGTTCAGGTCAAGTCGCTTGCCGTCACCCAGATAATCTTCGATTTGCTGGCCAAGCCAGGCGTGGTTGATCACCACGTCCTCAAAACCTGCGCTGCGAAGAGCGCGCAGGTGGTATTCGATCAGCGGAACACCGCCTGCACGAACCAGCGGTTTGGGGGTGTGCAGGGTCAGCGGACGCAAGCGTTCGCCTTTGCCTGCAGCAAGAATCATGGCTTTCATGCATCCCTCTTTAAAACAGTTCGGGCCTCGCTCACGTCGAGAGCCTCCTGCCGATTGTTATTTGTGCTGGCGTAATTCGGGCTGACCGAGGCTGGTCAGTAAATTGCCGAGTTCAACCAATTCGGGTCTACGCGTCAGCACCGCTTCTATATAGGCGAAGAAGCGCGGCACGTCGGCCACATAGCGCGGCTTGCCATCACGGTGGCAGATGCGCGCAAAAATCCCGATCACCTTCAAATGTCGCTGTACGCCCATCAAATCGCTGGCCCGCAGAAACTCATCGACACTGGCCTGCACCGGCAAACCCAATGCCAAAGCACGCCCCCAGTAACCTTTTAGCCAGCCCTGGACACGCTCCTCCGGCCAACTCAAAAACGCGTCCTTGAACAGGCACGTGATGTCATAAGTCACCGGGCCATACACCGCGTCCTGAAAGTCCAGCACGCCGGGATTGGGCTCACTGAGCATCAGATTGCGTGGCATGAAGTCTCGATGCACCAGCACTTTAGGCTGCGCCAGGGCACTTTCGATCAATAGATTACTGATCTGCTCCCAGCTCGCTTGCTGCGCCTGATCGAACTCGATGCCCAGATGACGCTTCACGTACCACTCCGGGAACAACTCAAGCTCACGGCTCAGCAGCGCAACATCGTAGCTGGGCAGCGGTGCATCCATGGGCAGTTGCTGATACGCCAGCAGCGCATCAATGGCATCGGCAAATAATTGATCGGCGTTCTGTTCATTGATCACGTCGAGAAACGTTTTCTGACCGAGATCGTTCAGTAGCAAGAAGCCTTGTGTCAGGTCTTCGGCATAAATTTTTGGAACATTAATTCCTGACTCGCTCAACAAATGAGCGATATCAACGAACGGTTTGCAGTTTTCCTGGGGGGGCGGAGCGTCCATGACGATAAAAGTCCGGCCTTCGCCCTCCCACCGAAAATATCGACGAAAACTCGCGTCGCTACTGGCCGCAGTCAACGTGGCCGGGGGTATCGGGCCCCAATTTTGCGCAGCAAAGAGGATTGAAAGTTGCTCATCAAGCCAAACTTTCAGGTGTTGCAGGCGTACATCTTGATCTGGCATTACAAGGGTCTCCGACGGCGCTAGCCGTCAAGCGGGTCATGCTTTATTATCCGACATCTTTTTCAGCCCATCGAGAGGCGTGCGGCCCCCCCGCGGGCAGATGGCGCGCAGGAAGCCCGGATTAATAAGATGGCATTGAAATCCCCCGCGTTTCGTAAAAAATTTCCGTTGCTTGTAACCGGCAGTTTGCTGGCCATGCAACCTTTAGCCACCCAATACGCGGTGGCGGCAGAACAGTTTGACTGCTCGGTATCCGCCGCAGGCTCCTGGGATTGCGCACCAAAAGCAACCGCTGCGCAGTTGCCTCCACGGCCTGTGCACAGCGCGACCAGTGTCAGCTCCAATGGCACAGTGATCGAATCCGGTACTGCTTCCGGTGGTGAAGTCGTGCCCAAGACGACTCTGGTCACCGAGGCCAAGGGCCGTGGCCTGAGATCGCGCAGTGCCGATTACAGCCACCTCGACTGGGTTCCCCGCGAGCGACTGACCGCAGCACAACTGGCCGAAACCGGTCCGTACTGCTCCGGCGCTTACATCGAGCCTATTCGTCCTGGCATGGACGACAAGACGCCCAAAAGCGACGCCCCCACCTTTATCGGTGCCAAGGCTTCACGCTATGAGCAAGAAGCACAGGTCGCGACCCTGGCCGGTGATGTCGTCATGCGTCAGGGCAGCATGCAGCTTCAAGCTCAGGAAGCTTCGCTGCATCAGGCCGAGAACCGTGGCGAGCTGAACGGCGATGTCCGTCTGCGCGATAACGGTGCCCTGATCGTCGGCGATCATGCCGAGGTCCAGCTCGACACGGGCGAAGCCCAGATCGACAACGCTGAATACGTTCTGCACAAATCCAACATCCGAGGCAACGCGCTGTACGCAAAACGTGCAGAGAACGCGATCATCCGGCTGAAGGACGGTACGTACACCACGTGCGAACCGAACAGCAACGCCTGGACCATCAAGGGCAACAACATCACGCTGAACCCGGCCACCGGTTTCGGTACGGCGACCAACGCCACGCTTCGGGTCAAAGACATCCCGATTCTGTACACCCCGTACATCTACTTCCCGATCGACGACCGTCGCCAGTCAGGCTTCCTGCCACCCACCATCGGTGCCAGCAGCGATACTGGCCTGTCGTTGCTCACGCCTTACTACTTCAACCTGGCGCCTAACTACGACGCCACGTTGTACCCCACCTACATGGCCAAACGCGGCTTGTTGATGGAAGGCGAGTTCCGCTACCTGACCAAAAGCAGCGAAGGTCAGTTCGGCGGCGGTTACCTGAACGACGAAGACGACGATCGCAAGCTGCAGTCTGATTACACCGACAAGCGCTGGATGATCAACTGGCAGCACCAGGGCGGTCTCGATTCGCGCTGGGCGACGCATGTCGACTTCACCGACATCAGCGACCCGTACTACTTCAAGGATTTGAAGACGGGCCAGGAAGGCATCGGCGTTCACGACTATGTCAATCAGCAAGCTGACCTGACTTACCGGGGTGACAGCTACGTCGCACGCCTGAACGCGCAGCAATATGAGCTGGCAACCGTCACGCAGATCACCCCTTACGGCCGGCTGCCTCAGTTAACGCTGGACGGCACGCTGCCTTACAGCCCTGGGGGCCTGAAGTTTGGTTACGAAACGGAAGCCGTTCGGTTTGATCGTGATTTGAGAACCGGCAATTACACCGACCAGGATGGCATCGTCAGCCCTCGCCTGGACAGAAACGTTGCGGGTCTTGCGCGCGCCAATGGCGATCGACTGAACCTCGCTCCGTCAATGAGCCTGCCGCTGACCGCCTCTTACGGCTTTGTCACGCCGAAGTTGAAATACGTCTACACCAAATACGATCTTGATTTGGACAGCCAGGGCAAGAGCACGTTGCTGCCAGGTGAAACGTTCAACACCTCGCAGGACCGCGGCGTTCCAATCTTCAGCGTAGACAGCGGCCTGTATTTCGACCGCAACACTCAATGGTTCGGCAAGGACTATCGTCAAACGCTCGAGCCGCGCCTGTACTACTTGTACGTGCCGGAGAAAAACCAGGATGACATCCCGATTTTCGACTCGGGTGAAACAACCTTCAACTACGCCTCGCTGTTCCGCGACAACCGCTTCGTCGGCTCCGACCGCATCGGCGACGAAAACAAACTGTCGCTGGGCGTGACCAACCGCTGGATCGAAGACAACGGCTTTGAGCGTCAGCGATTCAGTATCGGCCAAGCCCTGTACTTCGCGGACCGCAAAGTGCAACTGCCGGGCATCAGCTTCGAAGACCGTCAGGACGCCAGAGCGAATGTTTCGCCGTACGCGCTGGAATACGAATATCGCTTCAACCGTGACTGGCGCGCTTCGTCGGATTTCAACTGGGATCCGGATAGCCACAGCACCCGTTCCGGCAGCGCGATGGTTCACTACCAGCCTGAAGACAACCCGGGCAAGATCATCAACGCTGGCTATCGCTACCGTAATGACCAGGTTCGCTACGACCAGACCACAGGTCGCTGGAGCGTTGGCGGTGGCGACTTTGGTACCCCAGGACAACCGGGTTACATCAAGGACTACTACAAGATCCAGCAGCATGACTTCTCGGTCATCTGGCCAATCGTTCCTCAATGGAGTGCGATCAGCCGCTGGCAGTACGACTACAACCGTAACCGTACCCTTGAAGCCTTTGGTGGCTTTGAATACGACAACTGCTGCTGGAAGCTCCGCCTGATCAATCGCTACTGGGTTGACTACGACGAGAACACCCAGGAAGCGCCTCAGAACGAAAAAGGCGACCGCGGCATTTTCCTACAAATTGTGTTGAAGGGACTTGGTGGCGTTGTTGGCCAGAAAGTAGAGAGCTTCCTCGACCAAGGCATCCAAGGTTATCGTGAACGTGAAGACCAAGCTTTCTGATTGTCTGCGCCCCCTGATGTTGGGCGCTTTACTCATCGGTTCGGTGGCGCACGCTGAAGTGCGCTCCATCGACAAAGTTGCCGCCATCGTCGACAACGACGTGGTCATGCAAAGCCAGCTGGACCAGCGTATCCGCGAAGTCCAGCAGACGATTGCCAAGCGTGGCCAGGGCGTACCGCCCCCAAGCGCTTTGCAATCGCAGGTACTGGACCGACTGATTCTGGAAAACCTTCAACTGCAGATCGGCGAACGCTCAGGCATTCGCATCACAGATGAGGAGCTGAACCAGGCCATCGGCACCATCGCTCAGCGCAACCAGATGAGTATCGAGCAGTTCAAGGCCGCTCTGGTTCACGACGGTTTGTCGTACCAGAGCGCTCGCGAGCAGGTTCGTCGGGAAATGATCATCAGCCGGGTGCGTCAGCGCCGGGTTGCCGAGCGCATTCAGGTATCGGAACAGGAAGTCAAAAACTTCCTTGCTTCGGATTTGGGCAAAGCGCAATTTTCCGAAGAGTTTCACCTGGCCAACATCCTGATTCCTACGCCTGATAGCGCGACGTCTGCCCAGATCCAGGCAGCCGCTGCCAAGGCAAAAGACATCTACGGCAAGCTCCAGCAAGGCGCTGACTTCGGTCAGATGGCAATCGCTTCCTCTGCGAGCGAAAGCGCGTTGGAAGGCGGCGACATGGGCTGGCGCAAAGCTGCCCAACTGCCACCGCCTTTCGGTGACATGCTCAGCACCATGCGCGCTGGCGAAGTAACGCCTCCTGCGCGCACGCCGGGTGGTTTCATCATCCTCAAACTGCTGGAAAAACGCGGCGGCGAAGGCCAGACCCAGATGCGCGACGAAGTGCATGTGCGTCACATCCTGATCAAGCCAAGTGAAATCCGCACCGAGGCCGAAACCAAGCTTCTGGCGCAGAAGATTTACGACCGTATCCAGAATGGCGAAGACTTCGGCGAACTGGCGAAGAGCTTCTCCGAAGATCCGGGTTCGGCGCTCAACGGTGGCGACCTGAACTGGGTTGATCCTAACTCGTTGGTCCCCGAGTTCCGTGAAGTCATGGCTGAAACGCCGCAGGGCACGCTTTCCAAGCCCTTCCAGACGCAATATGGCTGGCACGTGCTTGAAGTATTGGGCCGTCGCGCAACTGACAGCACCAATCAGGCGCGTGAACAACAAGCAATGTCCGTACTGCGTAACCGCAAATACGACGAAGAGCTGCAGACCTGGTTGCGTCAGATTCGTGACGAAGCCTACGTTGAAATCAAAATCCCTGGCGCTGACCAGGCTGCGCAGTGAAACCAAAGCGTTTCGCACTGACACCCGGCGAGCCCGCTGGCATTGGTCCCGACCTGTGCTTGCTGCTCGCCGCGCACCCTCAGCCCTACCCCCTGATTGCTATCACTAGCCGCGACTTGCTCACTGAGCGAGCCGTGCTGTTGGGTGTGGCCGTCACGCTTGTGCCGGTTAAGCCAGACGCCTGGCCTGATGTGCCCGCCCCTGCTCACAGCCTTTATGTCTGGGACACCCCGCTTCAAGCGCCGGTGACGGCAGGGACGCTGGACAAGGCCAATGGCTCGTTCGTCTTGCAGACATTGACCCGTGCGGGTGAAGGCTGCATGAACGGCGACTTCGTCGGCATGATTACCGCACCGGTCCATAAAGGCGTGATCAACGAGAGCGGCATCGCCTTCTCGGGTCACACCGAATTTCTGGCCGAACTGACCAGCACCGAGCAAGTGGTCATGATGCTCGCCACCGGTGACCTGCGCGTGGCGTTGGTCACGACGCATCTTCCCCTGCGTGAAGTCGCTGACGCCATAACGCCAGACCGTCTGGAGCGGGTGACCCGTATCCTGCATGCCGACCTGGTGAACAAGTTCGGCATCGCGCATCCGCGGATTCTGGTCTGCGGACTCAACCCGCACGCTGGCGAAAGCGGGCATCTGGGCCGCGAAGAAATCGACATTATCGAACCTACATTGGAGCGCCTGCGCAGCGAGGGCCTTGATTTGCGAGGCCCGCTGCCTGCCGACACTCTGTTTACCCCGAAATATCTGGAGCACTGCGATGCGGTGCTGGCGATGTACCACGATCAGGGCCTGCCCGTACTCAAGTACAAAGGCTTCGGCGCAGCGGTCAACGTGACCCTGGGTTTACCGATCATCCGCACCTCCGTCGATCACGGCACCGCGCTGGATCTGGCGGGTAGCGGCAAGATCGACACGGGTAGTCTGAAGGTCGCACTGGAAACCGCCTACCAGATGGCAGAGACGCATTAATGAGCGAGCAATTCCAACACAAGGCGCGCAAGCGCTTTGGGCAAAACTTCCTGCACGACGCAGGTGTGATCGACAAGATCCTGCGCGCGATCCGTGCCAAGCCTGAGGACCGCATGCTGGAAATCGGCCCGGGCCAGGGCGCACTGACCGAGGGCCTGCTCAACAGCACCGCTCAACTCGACGTAGTGGAACTGGACAAGGACCTGATCCCGATCCTGATGCACCAATTCGGCAGCAAACCGAACTTCAATCTGCATCAGGGCGACGCGCTCAAGTTCGACTTCACCAGCCTCAACGCCGTGCCAGGCAGCCTGCGCGTGGTGGGCAACCTGCCGTACAACATCTCGACGCCGCTGATTTTCCACCTGTTGCAAAACGCCAGCCTGATCCGCGACATGCACTTCATGCTGCAAAAAGAAGTCGTCCAGCGTCTGGCAGCGACCCCCGGCGGTGGAGACTATGGCCGCCTGTCGATCATGGTTCAGTACCACTGCCGCGTGGAACACCTGTTCAACGTGGGTCCGGGAGCGTTCAACCCCCCGCCGAAAGTTGATTCGGCCATCGTCCGTTTGGTGCCCCATGAAACCCTGCCCCACCCGGCCAAGGACCATCGAGTGCTTGAGCGCGTGGTTCGTGAAGCGTTCAACCAGCGCCGCAAGACCCTGCGCAATACACTCAAAGCCCTGCTGACCAGCGAAGAAATCACCGAAGCCGGGGTTGATGGTGGATTGCGTCCAGAACAGCTGGACCTTGCCGCTTTTGTCCGTCTGGCCGATAAACTTAGCGAGAAGCCTGCGGTCGAGTAAGAGGGTCAGGAGATGTCAGCACCCGGCTCTCATTGTTTCTTTAGCCGCGACATGTCCTAGACTGACTCTACACCGGGCTTCTTTCCGGCTTTTTCCGCTCTCGCTTTTAAGGCCTCTTGCATGTCCGATTCCCGTTATCAGGTCGACGTCAGCGTCGTTACCCGCTTCCTTGAAGAACAGTCGCAGCCTGAGCAGAACCGCTTTGCCTTCGCCTACATCGTCACGGTCCACAACAACGGCTCGCTGCCTGCCAAGTTGCTGGCCCGACACTGGGTCATCACCGATGGCGATGGCAACGTCGAAGAAGTGCGCGGCGACGGCGTCGTCGGTCAGCAGCCATTGATTCAGGCCGGCCAAAGCCATACCTACAGCAGTGGCACCGTCATGACCACCACGGTGGGTAACATGCAGGGTACTTATCAAATGCTTGCCGAAGATGGCAAACGCTTCGATGCCGTGATCGCGCCGTTCCGGCTGGCGGTGCCCGGGGCTCTGCACTGATGGCGGTTTACGCAGTCGGCGACCTTCAGGGTTGCCTTGCACCTCTTGAATGCTTGCTCGAACACGTCGGTTTCGAACCCGGCAAAGACCAGCTGTGGCTGGTGGGTGACCTGATCAATCGGGGGCCTCAATCGCTGGAAACCCTGCGCTACATCTACGCGATGCGTGACTCGGTGGTGTGCGTGCTCGGCAATCACGACCTGCACTTGCTCGCCGCGGGCCGCAACATCGAGCGCCTGAAAAAAGGCGACACACTGCGCGAGATCCTCGAAGCCCCGGATGCAGAACTGCTGCTCCAATGGCTACGCCGGCAAAAAATGATGCATTACGATGCTGAACGCGACATTGCACTGGTGCACGCGGGCATCCCGCCGCAGTGGACCCTGAAAAAAGCGCTGCGGTGCGCCGAAGAAGTCGAAGAAGCGTTGCGCGACGATAACCGGTTTGAGCCTTTCCTCGATGGCATGTATGGCAATGAGCCCGCCAAGTGGGACAAAGATCTGCACGGCGTTGCGCGTCTGCGGGTGATTACCAACTACTTCACACGCATGCGGTTCTGCACCAGCGACGGCAAACTCGACTTCAAAGCCAAAGAAGGCATCGATGCCGCGCCGCCGGGTTACGCACCCTGGTTCCGCCACAAAGATCGCAAGACCAAGGGCCTGAGTATTATTTTTGGCCATTGGGCAGCCCTCGAGGGACGCTGCGATGAGCCGGGCATCTATGCGCTGGACACCGGCTGCGTATGGGGCGCCGCGCTTTCGATGCTCAATGTCGACACGCGCCAGATGCACCGCTGCGAATGCGACGCCAAGGGCAACGCCGAGCTGGGCAAGGTTCGTACATTGACCACGCAGGAACAAAACGCAATCAGGCATTAGAATTCATTCTTCACAGATCCCGACTGCTCGGGATCATTGCGGCCGAGGAGCCTACCCCATGACCGACTTCAAACGCATCGCTCCCGAACAGGCTCAAGCCCTGCGCGAACAAGGCGCAGTGCTGGTAGATGTACGCGACCAACAGACATTTGACAGCAACCACATCCCCGACTCCCATCACCTGGATAACCACTCCATCGCCGACTTCATCCGCGAAGCCGACCTGGATAAACCGTTGGTTGTGGTCTGCTACCACGGCAACTCCAGTCAGAGCGCGGCGGCCTATCTGGTCGGCCAGGGATTCTCGGATGTATACAGCCTGGACGGTGGTTTTGAGCTGTGGAAAACCACGTTTCCTGCCGAAACCGCTTAAGGCTGAAACAAAAAATATTTTTCTCCCCGCGATCCCGCGTCCTACGTGGGCTCGCGCATCCAACTGACGAACGGCTAGCGTTCGATTACACGCATTCCTTCTTTCTCTCTTCGATTCCGAACTATCCTAAGACGCAGGCCATCCGAATCAGGGGAGAGCCGGTACACCGGCGCGTGGGTCATCGGTAGTTATTTATAGGGTGTTCTGGGGGGTAATTAGCCACTGAGCGATCAGTCGCTAACCAGCATCAACTGACGATCCGCCGCCGGCTCCACGTATCGAGCGAGGTGACGTCATGAGTATTTTTAGCCACTTCCAACAACGCTTTGAATCGACACGCCAGGAAGAGCTCTCGCTACAGGAGTACCTCGAGCTCTGCAAACAGGACCGCAGTGCTTACGCGTCGGCCGCTGAACGTCTGCTGCTGGCGATTGGTGAGCCTGAATTGTTCGACACCTCGACCAACTCGCGGCTATCACGAATCTTTTCCAACAAGGTCATTCGGCGCTATCCCGCGTTCGAAGAATTCCACGGCATGGAAGATTGCATCGAGCAAATCGTCTCGTACTTCCGCCACGCCGCTCAGGGCCTCGAGGAAAAGAAACAGATCCTTTATCTGCTCGGTCCGGTAGGCGGCGGTAAATCGTCTCTGGCTGAAAAACTCAAATCGCTGGTCGAAAAAATACCTTTCTACGCCATCAAGGGCTCCCCGGTTTTCGAATCACCCTTGGGCCTCTTCAAACCCACCGAAGACGGGACGATCCTCGAAGAGGACTACGGCATCCCGCGCCGGTACCTGAACACCATCATGTCGCCTTGGGCAACCAAACGTCTGGCCGAATTTGGAGGTGACATCAGCCAGTTCAAGGTGGTGAAGCTCTATCCGTCGATCCTCAACCAGATCGCTGTGGCTAAAACCGAACCGGGCGATGAGAACAACCAGGATATTTCGGCGCTGGTCGGTAAGGTCGATATCCGCAAGCTCGAAGAGTACCCACAGAACGACGCCGACGCTTACAGCTACTCGGGCGCATTGTGCCGGGCCAACCAGGGTCTGATGGAATTCGTCGAGATGTTCAAGGCGCCAATCAAGGTGCTCCACCCGTTGCTGACCGCTACACAGGAAGGTAACTACAACAGCACCGAAGGTTTGGGCGCGATTCCCTTTACCGGCATCTTGCTGGCCCACTCCAATGAATCGGAATGGCACAGCTTCCGTAATAACAAGAATAACGAAGCGTTCATTGACCGGATCTACATCGTGAAGGTGCCTTACTGCCTGCGCGTCAGTGACGAGATAAAGATCTACGACAAGCTGCTGTTCAACAGCTCGCTGGCCAAGGCGCATTGCGCGCCAGATACCTTGAAAATGCTGGCGCAATTCACAGTCTTGTCGCGACTGAAAGAGCCGGATAATTCCAACATCTACTCGAAGATGAGGGTGTACGACGGCGAGAACCTGAAAGACACCGACCCCAAAGCCAAGTCGATCCAGGAATACCGCGACAGCGCGGGTGTGGACGAGGGCATGAACGGTTTGTCGACACGGTTTGCGTTCAAAATCCTGTCGAAAGTCTTCAACTTCGACCCGCACGAAATCGCCGCGAACCCGGTGCATCTGCTTTACGTGCTGGAGCAACAGATCGAGCAAGAGCAGTTTCAGGCGGAAACCCGCGAGCGTTACCTGCGCTTCATCAAGGAATATCTGGCTCCGCGTTATATCGAGTTCATCGGCAAGGAAATCCAGACTGCCTATCTGGAGTCCTACAGCGAATACGGACAAAACATTTTCGACCGCTATGTGCTGTATGCAGATTTCTGGATTCAGGATCAGGAATACCGCGATCCTGAAACCGGAGAAATCCTGAACCGAGTGGCTCTGAACGAAGAACTGGAAAAAATCGAGAAACCTGCAGGCATCAGCAATCCGAAGGATTTCCGTAACGAGATCGTTAACTTCGTGTTGAGGGCCCGCGCCAACAACAACGGCAAGAACCCAACCTGGCTCAGCTACGAGAAGCTGCGGGTGGTGATCGAGAAGAAAATGTTCTCCAACACCGAGGACCTGCTGCCGGTTATCAGCTTCAACGCCAAGGCGAGCAAGGACGATCAGCAAAAGCACAACGATTTTGTCACCCGAATGGTCGAGCGCGGTTACACCGACAAACAGGTACGGCTGCTCTCCGAGTGGTACCTGCGCGTCCGGAAGTCGCAGTAACGCAGCTGTAAGCTACAGGCTTCAAGCGGCAAGCTGGACCGGTCAGCTTTTCGAGTCGGACCGGCCTGCGCTTGCGGCTTGCAGCTGTTTTCTACTTGCAGCTGCCCGGAGGGCTCCAGATGGGTTATGTGATCGATCGACGCCTTAATGGCAAAAACAAAAGCACGGTGAATCGGCAGCGCTTCCTGCGCCGTTACCGTGATCACATCAAAAAAGCAGTCGAAGAAGCCGTCAGTCGCCGCTCCATCACTGACATGGAGCATGGCGAGCAA
The DNA window shown above is from Pseudomonas sp. BSw22131 and carries:
- the apaG gene encoding Co2+/Mg2+ efflux protein ApaG; translated protein: MSDSRYQVDVSVVTRFLEEQSQPEQNRFAFAYIVTVHNNGSLPAKLLARHWVITDGDGNVEEVRGDGVVGQQPLIQAGQSHTYSSGTVMTTTVGNMQGTYQMLAEDGKRFDAVIAPFRLAVPGALH
- a CDS encoding symmetrical bis(5'-nucleosyl)-tetraphosphatase is translated as MAVYAVGDLQGCLAPLECLLEHVGFEPGKDQLWLVGDLINRGPQSLETLRYIYAMRDSVVCVLGNHDLHLLAAGRNIERLKKGDTLREILEAPDAELLLQWLRRQKMMHYDAERDIALVHAGIPPQWTLKKALRCAEEVEEALRDDNRFEPFLDGMYGNEPAKWDKDLHGVARLRVITNYFTRMRFCTSDGKLDFKAKEGIDAAPPGYAPWFRHKDRKTKGLSIIFGHWAALEGRCDEPGIYALDTGCVWGAALSMLNVDTRQMHRCECDAKGNAELGKVRTLTTQEQNAIRH
- the glpE gene encoding thiosulfate sulfurtransferase GlpE — protein: MTDFKRIAPEQAQALREQGAVLVDVRDQQTFDSNHIPDSHHLDNHSIADFIREADLDKPLVVVCYHGNSSQSAAAYLVGQGFSDVYSLDGGFELWKTTFPAETA
- a CDS encoding PrkA family serine protein kinase is translated as MSIFSHFQQRFESTRQEELSLQEYLELCKQDRSAYASAAERLLLAIGEPELFDTSTNSRLSRIFSNKVIRRYPAFEEFHGMEDCIEQIVSYFRHAAQGLEEKKQILYLLGPVGGGKSSLAEKLKSLVEKIPFYAIKGSPVFESPLGLFKPTEDGTILEEDYGIPRRYLNTIMSPWATKRLAEFGGDISQFKVVKLYPSILNQIAVAKTEPGDENNQDISALVGKVDIRKLEEYPQNDADAYSYSGALCRANQGLMEFVEMFKAPIKVLHPLLTATQEGNYNSTEGLGAIPFTGILLAHSNESEWHSFRNNKNNEAFIDRIYIVKVPYCLRVSDEIKIYDKLLFNSSLAKAHCAPDTLKMLAQFTVLSRLKEPDNSNIYSKMRVYDGENLKDTDPKAKSIQEYRDSAGVDEGMNGLSTRFAFKILSKVFNFDPHEIAANPVHLLYVLEQQIEQEQFQAETRERYLRFIKEYLAPRYIEFIGKEIQTAYLESYSEYGQNIFDRYVLYADFWIQDQEYRDPETGEILNRVALNEELEKIEKPAGISNPKDFRNEIVNFVLRARANNNGKNPTWLSYEKLRVVIEKKMFSNTEDLLPVISFNAKASKDDQQKHNDFVTRMVERGYTDKQVRLLSEWYLRVRKSQ